A section of the Agromyces aurantiacus genome encodes:
- a CDS encoding response regulator transcription factor, translating into MPDEPIRVVLVDDHPVYRDGLSMLLESMDGVEVVATAADGEAALEAIDAAEPDVVVMDVQMPRLDGIAATREAVERHPHLAVVVLTMSEDDETVFAAMRAGARGYLVKGASQHEILTAIRAVERGELVFGAAIARRVAEFFAAGPASAPAAEVFPQLTAREREILDLLAAGRSNPQIAQALFLSPKTVRNNVSNIFAKLQVADRAEAIVRARDAGLGRA; encoded by the coding sequence ATGCCTGACGAACCGATCCGCGTCGTGCTCGTCGACGACCACCCCGTGTACCGCGACGGGCTCTCGATGCTGCTGGAGTCGATGGACGGCGTCGAGGTCGTCGCCACCGCCGCCGACGGCGAGGCCGCGCTCGAGGCCATCGATGCCGCCGAACCCGACGTCGTCGTGATGGACGTCCAGATGCCCCGGCTCGACGGCATCGCCGCGACGCGCGAGGCCGTGGAGCGCCATCCGCACTTGGCCGTCGTCGTGCTGACCATGTCGGAGGACGACGAGACCGTGTTCGCGGCCATGCGAGCCGGCGCCCGCGGCTACCTCGTGAAGGGCGCGAGCCAGCACGAGATCCTCACCGCCATCCGCGCGGTCGAACGCGGCGAGCTCGTGTTCGGCGCGGCGATCGCACGGCGCGTGGCCGAGTTCTTCGCGGCCGGACCCGCGTCGGCGCCCGCGGCCGAGGTGTTCCCGCAGCTGACCGCGCGCGAGCGCGAGATCCTCGACCTGCTCGCCGCCGGGCGGTCGAACCCGCAGATCGCGCAGGCGCTGTTCCTCTCGCCGAAGACCGTGCGCAACAACGTGTCGAACATCTTCGCGAAGCTGCAGGTCGCCGACCGCGCCGAGGCGATCGTGCGCGCCCGCGACGCGGGCCTCGGCCGCGCCTGA
- a CDS encoding sensor histidine kinase, giving the protein MTLASSRIATVVALCVSAVAAVLAIAIDLVVLPSHPQPPLSSGWSGVLPGVAMLVPGCLLLWRLPWHPIAVVLAGFGTLWVLDGLASAAVNLAWYTDRGAWWAVPAMWFFGRLGSVLILPIQLLLLLFPDGRLRPGGWRAASVVAIVLGLVMPFAFLFAPDAALVADDPGRAALLEAFDPVQPTLPLPDAAWAAILALAPACLAASLVLSLVVCVSRRVDAGPEERAQLRWLVWSGVVFIGALAIFPLVPTGVVDLLLALTIGLISASVVIAVTRYRLYAIDRLLSWTLVYAVLIGAIIAVDVLVVLVVGSAIDDRAAMLLAVVAVTVAYAPLRGRLFALASRLVSGRRGDPYGVVSSLGERLEAAGGTDEQLGALAAAVAEAFGSRYVRVELDRPDGEPLAAATGAPAPGPVELPIDRGGVVIGRILMEPGRRPVVSTRDQRLLGDLVRLAAAAILEGELRRELQAIRERLVLAREEERSRLRRELHDGLGPLLGGTKLRLETARNLATRDPDRSLALLDAAIEDQSEVIGEIRRIVHDLRPPALDDLGLVRALEQQAARLAGGGLAVEVSGEVPPGLPPAVEVAAYRIASEALANVRRHSSAAHASVHLGHDERMLRLEVHDDGTGIPADAVGGVGLRSLRERAQELGGVLEIEDADGGGTVIRAALPLAHDSAVRRPDAAPETRPDTPVEANADA; this is encoded by the coding sequence ATGACGCTCGCCTCCAGTCGCATCGCGACGGTCGTCGCGCTGTGCGTGTCGGCGGTCGCCGCCGTCCTGGCGATCGCGATCGACCTCGTCGTGCTGCCGTCGCACCCGCAGCCGCCGCTCTCGTCGGGGTGGTCGGGCGTGCTGCCCGGCGTCGCGATGCTCGTGCCGGGCTGCCTGCTGCTCTGGCGGCTGCCGTGGCATCCGATCGCCGTGGTACTGGCCGGCTTCGGCACGCTGTGGGTGCTCGACGGGCTCGCGTCGGCCGCCGTGAACCTCGCCTGGTACACCGATCGCGGCGCGTGGTGGGCGGTCCCGGCGATGTGGTTCTTCGGGCGGCTCGGCTCGGTGCTGATCCTGCCGATCCAGCTGCTGCTCCTGCTCTTCCCCGACGGGCGGCTGCGGCCGGGCGGATGGCGCGCGGCCTCGGTGGTCGCGATCGTCCTGGGTCTCGTGATGCCGTTCGCGTTCCTGTTCGCGCCCGACGCCGCACTCGTCGCCGACGACCCGGGCCGCGCGGCGCTGCTCGAGGCGTTCGACCCGGTGCAGCCGACGCTGCCGCTGCCGGACGCCGCGTGGGCGGCGATCCTCGCGCTCGCCCCCGCCTGCCTCGCGGCGAGCCTCGTGCTCTCGCTCGTGGTGTGCGTGAGCCGGCGCGTGGACGCGGGGCCCGAGGAGCGCGCGCAGCTGCGCTGGCTCGTCTGGTCGGGCGTCGTGTTCATCGGTGCGCTCGCGATCTTCCCGCTCGTGCCGACGGGGGTCGTCGACCTCCTGCTGGCGCTGACGATCGGGCTCATCAGCGCCTCGGTCGTGATCGCGGTCACGCGCTACCGGCTGTACGCGATCGACCGACTCCTGTCGTGGACGCTCGTGTACGCGGTGCTGATCGGCGCGATCATCGCGGTCGACGTGCTCGTGGTGCTCGTCGTGGGCAGCGCGATCGACGACCGCGCGGCGATGCTCCTCGCCGTCGTCGCCGTCACGGTCGCCTACGCGCCGCTGCGCGGGCGCCTGTTCGCGCTCGCGAGCCGGCTCGTGAGCGGACGACGCGGCGACCCGTACGGCGTGGTGTCCTCGCTCGGCGAGCGGCTCGAGGCGGCGGGCGGCACCGACGAGCAGCTGGGCGCGCTGGCCGCGGCGGTCGCCGAGGCGTTCGGGTCGCGGTACGTGCGGGTCGAACTCGACCGCCCCGACGGCGAGCCCCTCGCCGCCGCGACGGGCGCGCCGGCGCCGGGCCCCGTCGAGCTGCCGATCGACCGCGGGGGCGTCGTGATCGGCCGCATCCTCATGGAGCCGGGCCGTCGGCCGGTGGTCTCCACGCGCGACCAGCGCCTGCTCGGCGACCTCGTACGCCTGGCCGCCGCCGCGATCCTCGAGGGCGAGCTGCGCCGCGAGCTCCAGGCCATCCGCGAGCGGCTCGTGCTGGCGCGCGAGGAGGAGCGCTCGCGGCTGCGTCGCGAGCTGCACGACGGGCTCGGCCCGCTGCTCGGCGGAACGAAGCTGCGCCTCGAGACCGCCCGCAACCTCGCGACGCGCGACCCCGATCGCTCGCTCGCGCTGCTCGACGCCGCGATCGAGGACCAGTCCGAGGTGATCGGCGAGATCCGCCGCATCGTGCACGACCTGCGCCCGCCCGCGCTCGACGACCTCGGCCTCGTGCGCGCGCTCGAGCAGCAGGCCGCCCGCCTCGCGGGCGGCGGGCTCGCGGTCGAGGTCTCGGGCGAGGTTCCGCCCGGCCTTCCGCCCGCGGTCGAGGTCGCCGCGTACCGCATCGCGTCGGAGGCGCTCGCCAACGTGCGCCGGCACTCGAGTGCCGCGCACGCGTCCGTGCACCTCGGCCACGACGAGCGGATGCTGCGCCTCGAGGTGCACGACGACGGCACCGGCATCCCGGCCGACGCCGTCGGCGGCGTGGGGCTCCGGTCCCTCCGCGAGCGCGCGCAGGAACTCGGCGGCGTGCTCGAGATCGAGGACGCCGACGGGGGCGGTACCGTCATCCGTGCCGCCCTTCCGCTCGCGCATGACAGTGCCGTGCGCCGCCCGGACGCCGCACCCGAGACCCGTCCCGACACCCCCGTGGAGGCCAACGCCGATGCCTGA
- a CDS encoding LuxR C-terminal-related transcriptional regulator — translation MPGQTLTPRESAILAAVERRLSNPEIASELFISVRTVESHIASLRRKLGADSRAELIAAAGERREASVRLPDTRFVGRETELAALAALVDAHRCVTLTGPGGVGKTRLALEFAARRHGDRSPIVVELEHADPDDVVPRIARALDLEAVTGADVTASVAYALASHPYLLVLDNIDRVGPAVQAAARRILRDAHDLRILGTSRTPFGDDAEHVFALEPLAVEGADAPAVTMFLDRLSAHGVPPTAGERELAARVCARLDGLPLGIELAASVSRHLGLEELAARLERDFAALDRAAPRGRHRTLETTFEWTWDLLEADEREVLCRLAALPRAFDVDLATAVTHEGAEGVLLRLLDHSMVVPLGGTPRRFRLLAVMREFVRARTDAATIREVLERHAEYHERVAAEFIAHARTDDSREAVRLSARLCPDVNAALRWALAARHPTARSLATSLAVGVEQYGSDVDSVRSISMAARDGRVRAEADARELMLLGNSIAYLDMPLVDELAERALEIADDDASRLAAHHLAGLAAAYLDRGPEALEHLAVAERLARELGDPWQLGAAHQMRGVALRGASLDDPAAAMAEFDAAMRAYAIAGDAMHVNNARFMMASVAARTGADAERAARWAAECVDYATRAGNAHELAHATLVQQTLGVPDAAAPLEELTGEFRRLGDARCLTRCLLLGADRAEGAAAVALLEEALSFADSAGDRTHQMAALTRLVEARRAQGDEMGTRLALGRLDALSGAEAAGA, via the coding sequence GTGCCGGGGCAGACGCTGACCCCGCGCGAGAGCGCGATCCTGGCCGCCGTCGAGCGGCGCTTGAGCAACCCCGAGATCGCTTCGGAGCTGTTCATCTCGGTGCGCACCGTCGAGAGCCACATCGCGAGCCTGCGCCGGAAGCTCGGGGCGGACAGCCGAGCGGAGCTCATCGCCGCCGCGGGCGAGCGCCGCGAGGCATCCGTGCGCCTGCCGGACACCCGGTTCGTCGGCCGCGAGACCGAGCTCGCCGCGCTCGCCGCCCTGGTCGACGCGCACCGCTGCGTCACCCTGACCGGCCCGGGCGGGGTCGGCAAGACCCGCCTCGCGCTCGAGTTCGCCGCACGCCGCCACGGCGACCGCTCGCCGATCGTGGTCGAGCTCGAGCACGCCGACCCCGACGACGTCGTGCCGCGCATCGCGCGGGCGCTCGACCTCGAGGCGGTCACCGGCGCCGACGTCACGGCCTCCGTGGCCTACGCGCTGGCGTCGCATCCGTACCTGCTCGTGCTCGACAACATCGACCGGGTGGGCCCGGCCGTGCAGGCCGCGGCCCGCCGCATCCTGCGCGACGCGCACGACCTGCGGATCCTCGGCACGTCGCGCACGCCGTTCGGCGACGACGCCGAGCACGTCTTCGCGCTCGAGCCGCTCGCGGTCGAGGGGGCCGACGCGCCCGCGGTGACGATGTTCCTGGACCGGCTGAGCGCGCACGGCGTACCTCCGACCGCTGGCGAGCGCGAGCTCGCGGCCCGCGTCTGCGCGCGCCTGGACGGCCTGCCGCTCGGCATCGAGCTCGCGGCATCCGTCTCGCGCCACCTCGGGCTCGAGGAACTCGCCGCACGGCTCGAACGCGACTTCGCGGCCCTCGACCGCGCCGCGCCGCGCGGCCGGCACCGCACGCTCGAGACGACGTTCGAGTGGACCTGGGACCTGCTCGAGGCCGATGAGCGGGAGGTGCTGTGCCGGCTGGCGGCCCTCCCCCGCGCGTTCGACGTCGACCTCGCGACCGCGGTCACCCACGAGGGCGCCGAGGGCGTGCTGCTGCGGCTGCTCGACCACTCGATGGTCGTGCCGCTGGGCGGCACCCCGCGGCGGTTCCGGCTGCTCGCGGTGATGCGCGAGTTCGTCCGCGCCCGCACCGACGCCGCGACGATCCGCGAGGTGCTCGAGCGGCACGCCGAGTACCACGAACGCGTCGCGGCCGAGTTCATCGCGCACGCGCGCACCGACGACAGCCGCGAGGCCGTGCGCCTGTCGGCCAGGCTCTGCCCGGACGTCAACGCGGCCCTGCGCTGGGCGCTCGCGGCGCGGCATCCGACCGCTCGATCGCTCGCCACCTCGCTCGCGGTCGGCGTCGAGCAGTACGGCTCCGACGTCGACAGCGTGCGCTCGATCTCGATGGCCGCGCGCGACGGGCGCGTGCGCGCCGAGGCCGACGCGCGCGAGCTGATGCTGCTCGGCAACAGCATCGCCTACCTCGACATGCCGCTCGTCGACGAGCTCGCCGAGCGCGCGCTCGAGATCGCCGACGACGACGCGTCTCGACTGGCCGCCCACCACCTCGCCGGGCTGGCCGCCGCATACCTCGACCGCGGCCCGGAGGCGCTCGAGCACCTCGCCGTCGCCGAGCGCCTGGCGCGCGAGCTCGGCGACCCCTGGCAGCTCGGCGCGGCGCACCAGATGCGCGGTGTCGCGCTGCGCGGGGCCTCGCTCGACGACCCCGCGGCGGCGATGGCCGAGTTCGACGCGGCCATGCGCGCATATGCGATCGCGGGCGACGCCATGCACGTCAACAACGCCCGGTTCATGATGGCGTCGGTCGCGGCGCGGACCGGCGCCGACGCCGAACGCGCCGCACGCTGGGCTGCGGAATGCGTCGACTATGCGACCCGCGCCGGCAACGCCCACGAGCTCGCACACGCCACCCTCGTGCAGCAGACGCTCGGCGTGCCGGATGCCGCGGCGCCGCTCGAGGAGCTGACCGGCGAGTTCCGCCGCCTCGGCGACGCGCGCTGCCTCACGCGCTGCCTGCTTCTGGGGGCCGATCGAGCCGAGGGCGCCGCGGCGGTGGCGCTGCTCGAGGAGGCCCTGTCGTTCGCCGACTCGGCGGGTGACCGGACGCACCAGATGGCGGCGCTCACCCGGCTCGTCGAGGCGCGCCGTGCCCAGGGCGACGAGATGGGCACGCGGCTCGCCCTCGGGCGGCTCGATGCGCTCAGCGGCGCCGAGGCCGCGGGGGCGTGA
- a CDS encoding class I SAM-dependent methyltransferase: protein MTDTITPASTADAAEADRALKAKHRAMWASGDYPTLASDLIWELGAQLVDAVGVRPGDRVLDVAAGSGNAAIPAALRGATVVASDLAPELFEAGRRAATEAGAELEWREADAEQLPFADATFDAVLSCVGVMFAPHHQAAADELVRVAKPGGRIGTLSWTPEGVIGRMFATMKPFNAPPPPGSQPPPLWGDELHVRELLGDRVDEFNAVRRTVAITRFRTGEEFRDYFKSHYGPTIAVYARIAEDPEQVRALDDALAALGREAGLDGSDRGMAWEYLLVTARRR, encoded by the coding sequence ATGACCGACACCATCACCCCGGCCTCGACCGCGGACGCCGCCGAGGCGGACCGCGCGCTCAAGGCGAAGCACCGCGCGATGTGGGCCTCGGGCGACTACCCGACGCTCGCCTCCGACCTCATCTGGGAGCTCGGCGCGCAACTCGTCGACGCCGTCGGCGTGCGGCCCGGCGACCGCGTGCTCGACGTCGCGGCCGGCAGCGGCAACGCCGCGATCCCCGCCGCGCTGCGCGGCGCGACCGTCGTCGCGAGCGACCTCGCCCCCGAGCTGTTCGAGGCCGGTCGTCGCGCCGCGACCGAGGCCGGCGCGGAGCTCGAATGGCGCGAGGCCGACGCCGAGCAGCTGCCGTTCGCCGACGCGACGTTCGACGCCGTGCTCTCGTGCGTCGGCGTCATGTTCGCACCGCACCACCAGGCCGCAGCCGATGAGCTCGTCCGCGTCGCGAAGCCCGGCGGACGCATCGGCACCCTGAGCTGGACGCCCGAGGGCGTGATCGGCCGCATGTTCGCGACGATGAAGCCCTTCAACGCCCCGCCGCCTCCCGGCTCGCAGCCGCCGCCCCTGTGGGGCGACGAGCTGCACGTGCGCGAACTGCTCGGCGACCGGGTCGACGAATTCAACGCCGTCCGGCGGACGGTCGCGATCACCCGCTTCCGCACCGGCGAGGAGTTCCGCGACTACTTCAAGTCGCACTACGGCCCGACGATCGCGGTGTACGCCCGCATCGCCGAGGACCCGGAGCAGGTGCGCGCCCTCGACGACGCGCTCGCCGCGCTCGGTCGCGAGGCCGGGCTGGACGGCTCGGACCGCGGCATGGCGTGGGAGTACCTCCTCGTCACCGCCCGGCGGCGCTGA
- a CDS encoding histidine phosphatase family protein — protein sequence MRLALIRHGQTDWNLRGLMQGRTDIPLNLTGRQQARAAATGIDRARWDLVVSSTLGRARETAAILAAELDLPVAGAYDDLVEQDFGVAEGSSVAEIDVRWPGRAFEGKEPDDAVGPRGVRALERIAVEHAGARVLAVAHGTLIRHVLGELSGHDPRSYPRLDNLAVSELERAGAAWLVRTVGGVPYADVLPSLVAVGADDADGAATHVAA from the coding sequence ATGCGCCTCGCCCTCATCCGCCACGGACAGACCGACTGGAACCTGCGTGGCCTGATGCAGGGGCGCACCGACATCCCCCTCAACCTGACCGGCCGTCAGCAGGCCAGGGCGGCGGCGACCGGCATCGACCGCGCCCGCTGGGACCTCGTCGTCAGCTCGACCCTCGGCCGCGCGCGCGAGACCGCCGCGATCCTCGCGGCCGAACTCGACCTGCCCGTCGCGGGCGCCTACGACGACCTCGTCGAGCAGGACTTCGGCGTCGCCGAGGGTTCGAGCGTCGCCGAGATCGACGTGCGCTGGCCCGGCCGCGCGTTCGAGGGCAAGGAGCCCGACGACGCCGTAGGCCCGCGCGGGGTGCGCGCCCTCGAGCGCATCGCCGTCGAGCACGCGGGCGCCCGGGTCCTCGCGGTCGCGCACGGCACGCTCATCCGGCACGTGCTCGGCGAGCTCAGCGGGCACGACCCGCGCAGCTACCCGAGGCTCGACAACCTCGCCGTCTCCGAGCTCGAGCGGGCGGGTGCCGCGTGGCTGGTGCGCACGGTCGGCGGCGTGCCGTACGCCGACGTGCTGCCGTCGCTGGTCGCGGTCGGCGCGGATGACGCGGATGGCGCCGCCACCCACGTCGCGGCCTGA
- a CDS encoding endonuclease/exonuclease/phosphatase family protein: MSTRRPIRILITTTAAAALAGAALSAAPASAAPPDDAGTETLRVATYNLSLNRNAPGQLVADLSTGANAQARTVAQIIQRTNPDIVLLNEFDYVPDGLAVDLFRTNYLEVSQGGADPVEYPYAFVAPSNTGVASGFDLNNNGVIGGGDDAFGFGLFEGQYGMAVLSKHPIVEDDVRTFQHFLWKDMPGALLPDDPNTDEPADWYSQEELDVVRLSSKSHWDVPVDVDGRTVHVLASHPTPPTFDGPEDRNGTRNHDEIRFWADYVTSGTASRYITDDAGSTGGLKPGSSFVILGDQNADPLDGDSTEDAILQLLGHPRITDPLPTSEGAVEASALQGGANLAHEGDPAYDTADFADTAPGNLRADYVLPSRDLRVLDAGVFWPVQADPLSALTGVYPFPSSDHRLVWVDLRVHG, from the coding sequence GTGTCCACGAGACGACCGATTCGGATCCTGATCACCACGACGGCCGCCGCCGCCCTCGCCGGCGCCGCGCTCAGCGCAGCCCCGGCATCGGCGGCACCGCCCGACGACGCGGGCACCGAGACGCTGCGCGTCGCGACCTACAACCTCTCGCTCAACCGCAACGCACCGGGCCAGCTCGTCGCCGACCTGTCGACCGGTGCGAACGCGCAGGCGAGGACGGTGGCCCAGATCATCCAGCGGACGAACCCCGACATCGTGCTGCTCAACGAGTTCGACTACGTGCCCGACGGCCTCGCGGTCGACCTGTTCCGGACGAACTACCTCGAGGTCTCGCAGGGCGGGGCCGATCCGGTCGAGTACCCCTACGCGTTCGTCGCGCCGTCGAACACCGGCGTGGCGAGCGGATTCGACCTCAACAACAACGGCGTGATCGGCGGGGGTGACGACGCCTTCGGCTTCGGCCTCTTCGAGGGGCAGTACGGGATGGCCGTGCTCTCCAAGCACCCCATCGTCGAGGACGACGTCCGCACGTTCCAGCACTTCCTCTGGAAGGACATGCCGGGCGCCCTCCTGCCGGACGACCCGAACACCGATGAACCAGCCGACTGGTACTCGCAGGAGGAGCTCGACGTGGTCCGGCTCTCCAGCAAGTCGCACTGGGACGTGCCGGTCGATGTCGACGGCCGGACCGTGCACGTGCTCGCTTCGCACCCGACACCGCCGACGTTCGACGGCCCCGAGGACCGCAACGGCACACGGAACCACGATGAGATCCGCTTCTGGGCCGACTACGTCACGTCCGGCACGGCATCGCGCTACATCACCGACGACGCAGGGTCGACCGGCGGGTTGAAGCCCGGCTCGTCGTTCGTGATCCTCGGCGACCAGAACGCCGATCCCCTCGACGGCGACTCGACCGAGGACGCCATCCTGCAGCTCCTCGGCCATCCCCGGATCACCGACCCACTGCCGACGTCGGAGGGCGCGGTGGAGGCGTCCGCGCTGCAGGGCGGCGCGAACCTGGCGCACGAGGGCGACCCGGCGTACGACACCGCCGACTTCGCCGACACCGCGCCGGGGAACCTGCGCGCCGACTACGTGCTGCCGTCGCGCGACCTGCGCGTGCTCGACGCCGGCGTGTTCTGGCCGGTGCAGGCCGACCCGCTCTCGGCCCTGACGGGTGTCTACCCGTTCCCCTCGAGCGACCACCGGCTCGTCTGGGTGGACCTCCGCGTGCACGGCTGA
- a CDS encoding helix-turn-helix transcriptional regulator encodes MSDTAARMLAMLSLLQSRADWTGTQLAERLGVSVRTIRNDVDRLRELGYPVDATRGAAGGYRLGAGGKLPPLLLDDEEAVAVAIGLREATGIAGIAESSARALAKLDQVLPSRLRPMVAAIGAVVDRAPENTGTDAPDPEVDPAVLAAIAAAIRDAEWFRFDDRGTPRLVEPYRLLSWERRWYLVGRDPRSGEWGVFRVDWIGPRMPTRRRFAPTPLPGGDYTAFAMRSIAMSGWNVHARLRVAAPAETVLARINPAVGVVEAVSDDESVLVTGADSLDTIGAYIGMLGMDFTVESPRELVPLLRTLSERYARAAGGSTPDR; translated from the coding sequence ATGTCCGACACCGCCGCACGCATGCTCGCGATGCTCTCCCTCCTGCAGTCCCGGGCCGACTGGACGGGAACACAGCTCGCCGAGCGCCTCGGCGTCTCGGTCCGCACCATCCGCAACGACGTCGACCGGCTGCGCGAGCTCGGCTACCCGGTCGACGCGACGCGCGGCGCGGCCGGCGGCTACCGCCTCGGCGCGGGCGGCAAGCTGCCGCCGCTCCTGCTCGACGACGAGGAGGCGGTCGCCGTGGCGATCGGGTTGCGCGAGGCCACGGGCATCGCCGGCATCGCCGAGTCGAGCGCGCGGGCCCTCGCGAAGCTCGACCAGGTGCTGCCGTCGCGCTTGCGGCCGATGGTCGCCGCCATCGGCGCGGTCGTCGATCGAGCCCCCGAGAACACCGGCACCGACGCCCCCGATCCCGAGGTCGACCCGGCCGTGCTCGCCGCGATCGCCGCCGCGATCCGCGACGCCGAATGGTTCCGGTTCGACGATCGCGGCACGCCCCGGCTCGTCGAGCCCTACCGACTGCTGAGCTGGGAGCGCCGGTGGTACCTCGTCGGCCGGGACCCGCGGTCGGGCGAATGGGGCGTGTTCCGCGTCGACTGGATCGGGCCCCGGATGCCGACCCGGCGCCGGTTCGCGCCCACGCCGCTCCCCGGCGGCGACTACACCGCCTTCGCGATGCGCTCGATCGCGATGAGCGGATGGAACGTGCACGCCCGACTCCGCGTCGCGGCACCCGCCGAGACGGTGCTCGCTCGCATCAACCCCGCGGTGGGCGTCGTCGAGGCGGTCTCCGACGACGAGTCGGTGCTCGTCACCGGCGCCGACTCCCTCGACACGATCGGCGCGTACATCGGCATGCTCGGCATGGACTTCACGGTGGAGTCCCCGCGCGAGCTCGTGCCGTTGCTTCGCACGCTCTCGGAGCGGTACGCGCGGGCGGCCGGCGGCTCGACGCCCGACCGGTGA
- a CDS encoding epoxide hydrolase family protein, which produces MTNTTTDAAPDIRPFRVEVAQADLDDLMDRLARTRLPQAAPTDDWSYGTPNGYLRDAIDRWRTTWDWRAEEARINAVPHFTTTVDGQPIHFIHVRSPHEGATPLLLAHTYPGSSIDYLDLIASLVDPVAHGGRAEDAFDVVIPDAPGFGFSNPVTDAGWTTARVARAYDALMRRLGYAEYGIHGSDNGAMVARELGLLNPEGFLGLHVLQLFSFPSGDPAEFECLEPQDYAALEHMQWFQSVGGYNTMNASRPQTVSVGLSDSPAALLAYSELFNSFGNGTSLVPLDTILTEVGVNWFANASAGMSRAYLENARAEAEAQVNAAPTGVAVFADDFQTIRVFAERDNSNIVHWSRFERGGHFAALEVPDEVVGDIRAFFAALRG; this is translated from the coding sequence ATGACGAACACCACCACCGACGCCGCTCCCGACATCCGCCCGTTCCGCGTCGAGGTCGCGCAGGCGGACCTCGACGACCTCATGGACCGCCTCGCACGCACCCGCCTTCCGCAGGCGGCCCCGACCGACGACTGGTCGTACGGCACCCCCAACGGCTACCTGCGCGACGCGATCGACCGGTGGCGCACCACGTGGGACTGGCGCGCCGAGGAGGCGCGCATCAACGCCGTGCCGCACTTCACGACGACGGTCGACGGGCAGCCGATCCACTTCATCCACGTGCGCTCGCCGCACGAGGGCGCCACTCCGCTGCTGCTCGCGCACACGTACCCCGGGTCGTCCATCGACTACCTCGACCTGATCGCGTCGCTGGTGGATCCGGTCGCGCACGGCGGGCGCGCCGAGGACGCCTTCGACGTCGTGATCCCGGATGCGCCCGGCTTCGGCTTCTCGAACCCGGTGACGGACGCCGGATGGACGACCGCCCGCGTTGCCCGCGCCTACGACGCGCTCATGCGCCGGCTCGGCTACGCCGAGTACGGCATCCACGGCTCCGACAACGGCGCCATGGTCGCCCGCGAGCTCGGCCTGCTGAACCCCGAGGGCTTCCTCGGCCTGCACGTGCTGCAGCTGTTCTCGTTCCCGTCGGGCGACCCCGCGGAGTTCGAGTGCCTCGAGCCGCAGGACTACGCCGCACTCGAGCACATGCAGTGGTTCCAGTCGGTCGGCGGCTACAACACGATGAACGCGAGCCGCCCGCAGACGGTCTCCGTCGGCCTCAGCGACTCGCCCGCGGCGCTCCTCGCCTACAGCGAGCTGTTCAACTCCTTCGGCAACGGCACCTCGCTCGTGCCGCTCGACACCATCCTCACCGAGGTCGGCGTGAACTGGTTCGCGAACGCGTCGGCCGGCATGAGCCGCGCCTACCTCGAGAACGCCCGCGCCGAGGCCGAGGCGCAGGTCAACGCCGCGCCGACCGGCGTCGCGGTCTTCGCCGACGACTTCCAGACGATCCGGGTCTTCGCCGAGCGGGACAACTCGAACATCGTGCACTGGAGCCGGTTCGAGCGCGGAGGCCACTTCGCCGCGCTCGAGGTGCCCGATGAGGTCGTCGGCGACATCCGCGCCTTCTTCGCGGCCCTGCGCGGCTGA